The nucleotide sequence ATTTCCCTTTTCAGAAAAGGCCTTAACGTTTTACTATATTAGTATTCTAAAgtattgtttaaatatgactttgAAAACTCAATATATCACTCCAGCCATCTGGTCAAAGAGTAAATCTACATGCAGGAGATCCCCTTCTGGACTGGAGGTCCATGTTGAGATTCAGCAGCCTAGAAGATGGAGTCATGAGCATTATGAATGACAGAGAGGCAAGAGGCATCGCTGTACATTGTGTGCCATGGACTGAGCCTGTAAACCAGACAGGTGTCAGGGTCTCCAGTTCCAGTAAAAGGTTTCTCAGTGAAGCGTTGAGCTGGCAGCAGACAGCAGTCAGACGCTTGTTGACCCAGTAGCTGTAATAGAGAGCCGAACTGCACGAGACGCCATGCTGCAGCCTGTCAATCTCgttttccttttctgtctgcTAACATGTCAAAACTCCTATCACCCCAGGAGAAATGTTTATTctcacacagaaaataaactggGTACATTTCTCTAAAGACATCTTATTACATATTGCTGGACAATTGTTGTGCTCATTTAGCATCTCAGCTCAAATAACTCCTAAAGGTTCAGAGACATAATACTGAGTGGATTAGGATTAGACCAATATGGGTTTTTGGAAGCTGCTACTGACGCTAAAGTGAAAGTATTTACCATTAACATGCCTCCCCATCAAACAGCAATCCTGCCAGAAAGTACAAGAAAGCAGGGATTAGTGTTTCCCTCATGATGGAAAAGCCTCTAAAGCACAGTTTAGACCGTCACGTGACACTGAAACTCTCAGACACAGAACTAATAATaagttcatccatccatcgccaaccgcttatcctgcgtacagggtctaATAAGTTAGAGagcaaaatttaaaatgaatgataaaataataaaaagcctGTATCTGAAAACTGATATTGGCCTAAGATGGAAAGTAGAAAGTGTTGAGTGATAAACGACTGCTGGGTTGTTCGGGTCAAAGACAGATGTGTACGCCTCTTGAATTTAAACAACATGTTAGTGGCTGCTTGTGCTCATCTGCAGGTTTAGTGTAATGGTGATAAATCATGCGCTGACACTCTCACCAGACACAACACTGGCAGAATATTCAACTACAGTTTCTGTCAATAcaccagagaggaagaggggagaaTAACAGTGTGagtaaaaaaacatacagagaaTGTAAGACATGGTGGAAGTGAGCAAGAAATGTATTTCCATGGTTAAAATATGAAGTGTGGAGAGTATAATCATATAAAATATGTTACTCCATGATTCAATTAAAGCCCAGAATTACATCCACATTGGATGATTCTGCGCCTCAAGATTTGGTGTTAACTGAGCTTTGCATTCTGTCACAGACCAGCAAGTAACATTCACCATGACTACAAGCTTTACCTTACCTTAGTTACTATGCGCAGATGTTGTACAGatgtattaaaattaaaattcatGTTGTCATATGAAGAATCGTGGGGGTTTACCGACTGGCGAAGGGGTCGTCACGCAGTCTCATCTATATGAATTTTAtggttgttttgctgttttccaGCAGCAGGTTACATCTTCAAAGGTATGTTCGTGGTTtactcaaatcaaataaaaatttttaaCAGACTGTGCTGAGATTACAAATTACAAACATGGCTCCGCTCTTCTCTTCTTCGCAATACAAGCTGTACGTAACGCCCACTGGCCCACGCTAACATAAGAATGTCTGCTAATATTGATAAACACTTTTTCAACTACTGAAATCAGGAAtcaaaaaatgtcttaaaactgTCATCACAATTTCCTGTAATCTTATTTTTGCCATCAATCCatcaatgtatttttatgtgcattttgaagtatcacaTTAGAAAAGCTTGAAGGAAATGGCAAACTGATCACCTGAGATGCCTTTTGCGAGAAAGTGTCAGTGTGCTAAATTAGAGATGGAAACACCTTTGTGACGTCGCAAACATTTAACTCAcatgactgatcagctgtttctttgtctttgtctccgGACAGCATGAAACATGACCAATACTAGCTGACATGAAAAAACAACTACAACTTCGCcagttgaaacacattcctgaagaCCTCTCCGCATTTTTCTCAGATCCATGGTTCATTCGACTGGTTTCTGTTTCTGGTTTGCAACCTCTACTTCTTGTTTGTCACAGCCGTGTGTAACGTCAACTTCTGACGAAACTACGCTTTGCTTCGCCTAGTTTATTCCCTCCAAATGGGACATTTTAAAGTTCACTTAAAATTCCTTTGACAGTtagatggaaacacggctactgACCATAATACATATAGGCCATGGGAAATAAAGGAGGAAAGATACAAAACTCATTTTACAAAAATCGTATTATATTATTTGTGGGTTGGAAAAGTGCGAGAAATGTAGCCTACTATGTGTGGATGTTGGTGGAAAATCAAAAAATCAGTGCACTAAACTCCCTCCTCCACACCAAACATGGATGGACTTAAGAATGAACCAGAAACAATGACTTCCCTTCTGTCCAAAAGGTATTGTTTTGAGTTAAGAGTTTGTCTCCTATAAACAGGAACCAACAACCACTTCTGTCTTGCGTGATGCTCAGGCTGTCAGAGCAGCTCGGTCAGCGCTTGGCTACCATCCCTAAAATACTGTGACCCTAATCTCTGCCCAAGACTGCTTCTAAGCCCTGTCTGTGCTAATGAACCTCACAGCGGCGAGGCatgagggagggaaaaaaagaggtcATTAAAAAAAGGGAAGCATCTGTCTGGAATAAAAGAAAGCCATCTGTCAGTTCAGGACGAGACTACACCTGGCCAGTAATGTGCTAAAAACCTCAGGCAGGGAAATACTAAATGTGAATGATGTTGGAAACTAACAAAGTAATTTGCTACTTTTCATGCTTCTCTTCGATTTTGCTCTTTCTTTTGGGTACTTAGTAATAGTGACAGTAAAACAAGCCCATGACATTGCTTTAATGCATTCTCGTCTTATCTTGTAACCACTGTGTTTACTACCACTGCCTGAAATGACTCCCATTAGTGAGGCAGTGCGAAGGTCAGCCCAACCTTTCAGCCATGATGGTTGTATAGCACGACAGCAGACCGAGGAAACACGCGACCTGTTAATGAGCGGTGAGCGGCCTCAACTGGCGCTCTGTGTCCGATTTCCTTCTGCGCAGGCTGTGACTAAGATCTGCAGCGGCCACAgtgtcctgctgctgctgacactTAATAAGGCCAGTTGATAGAGTCATAATCGCCTCCACTGCCGGGGCTCACCTGTGGGGGTGAGCAGGGCAGCAGTAGACCTGAAGCAGGCAGAGTAAATAAATCGAGTAATAAAGCTCTGGCCTAGAATGGACTGGACTGCAGatggtacagtgtgtgtgttactgtttcCTCCCAAGGACAAACCAGGGGGTTGTTCTCTGACCATCCAACAGGCTCTACAGACTTCCAGTAAAGACTTTTCAGTGGGAAAATGTGGCATCAGCAGCAAACTGGCAGCAATTTCAAAacagcaaagaaagaaaaccatGATGATCTAGATTAACGATGGTGTGATATGGaggtaaaataataatgataacttAATTTGTCTATGACATTTCATGCAAAGATGCAGCCCAAAGAGCTTAACAAAACAAGAACAGAAtaacaatatgtaaatatatcaATAATAAATAGCAAAAGGCAATAGAagatacaaacaaacagaaacagtttgACGAAATACAAATAAAGAACAGCAAGcgataaaaagacagaaagggtGTTGGTTTTCCCGTACCAGCAGGATACCATGACCCACATCACACTTTAGCAGAAGTTCATTTGATGATTTGATTTGTAAAAGTTCAGTATACCTCTGATGTCCATCagtcaccaaaaaaaaaaaaaaaaagaagtcatATTTCCTTacaggctgatgggaatgtcattagtttagcAGGCCTTTTGtcataaataaaattttggGCAAATGAAATTTTTGACCTGATTAGCTGGACATTAGAGAGCCTTGTGATTTCACGTGTCAACATTCAGTCTGATTAAACTCTGCACAAAGGGAAAAAGGCAGTTTCAATTCATGACCGGAAGCAAATGAGTCTCGCCCTGTTTCACACAGAAATGAATGGGAAGCAAAATCCAGTCTGACGGCGCCATTAGTCCCACCTAAGAATGCTCTAATTGGCATGTTTTTTCTTCAACTGCAGCAATACAACTTtgaaatgcccatcacaatttgAGAGAGTTTCAGATTTAGAGGGTCTTAGGATAGGGGGTTCTGCCCATTGTGCAGATAAATAAAATTGGCTTGACTTGATTTAATGATGGCAAGTCAAGGTCTCCGAagtacaattcatcctgagggggacacggtaccaaatttcatgggaATCCGTAACTGAaagtcaacctcatggtggcgctacaAGAAAATTTAGTGGATCAAATGTATATCTGTCCAAAGAAGAACTTTGGACTGTTTGTGGTGCAAGAGGTAAAGTGAGGTTATCATTAAAGTCAGACAGTTTTTGCCATCCCTGAATCATGGCAAGGTAATACCGTACGTTCACAATCACATTAACTGGTCTGTCTATCATGTTTTGGTGGACAGCTTGTCATCTTCACTGTAGCCTGAACATGCTAAAtgttaactttattttattaaattaagtaaataaattaaattaacaaatCACAAGACCTTCTTGTTCTTCTGCGCCGTAAAGCAATCAAACATGTATTCCTCCCTCAGACACAAAATGTTGAATCCAGTCTAAAGGTTGGTAAAGATAGAAAATCCTCAAAAATAAAGATGGTATTGGTAATGTTGTGAGGTTAGAAAGCTACaccttttaaaacacacaagtatTAATCTGAAAAGTCATGCAATCAGAGCACTAATCTCAAGTActgcagaaaatgaaaataaaaatgtgcataATAAGCAGTGTTCTTACTAAATTTATATTGAAAAATAACGCAAACAACAATGTACAGtagaaacatttctaaagatAATGTAAAATGGATTAAATACAAGGAGATATTAAAGTGAATATGGAAACAGACATACTCCCATCAATATCAGCTCATTAATGAAAGAGTTTAATTCTGCAGATAATCTGATCTAGTTGCTGCTTCAACACATCTGCCTGATTGCATTTTTTGATAAGTTTTCATAGATGCTGATGAAGCgaggagtttaaaaaaaaaaaaaaaaaaaaaatttctccCCGGGACATCAAATATCTGCAAACAAACAGCAGCCAACACCTGCTCTCTCTTCCAGACTGCGTAACTGCACTCTATAAACCATGCAGCAATTAAACACACTGTGAATTAATTAAGCTATGCCAAGTTTGCATTTCCAATTATAGCTCTACCCCCAAACATGCAGACACACCCCACATACAGAAAAGGGCAGAGGGTAAATTCAATTACACCAGAGCAGCCCTGCTGAGATTGAAATTCACAGGGGGAGGTTTGGtttgataataaaaacagcGATCTCGTATGTCAATAAAAAGACTACTGAGGTGCTTCAGGAAAGATTGAGGTGAACGGAGGTGTAAAAAAAAGATGCCAATTACCTAGAGAGCAGATACAAATACTGCCAACCGTGAGTCTGATAAATTGTGTAGGAGTATGCCCGAATACAAGAACACGATATGACTAAAGTAACAGCAAAGCTGCTCTGATTCATGCATTCAATTCCCAGGAAAGTCCACAGGCACCAGGAAATAACTGGATTTGTTTATCAAAACAAGCAGTTTGGAAACAGGCCAGAAAGTGATTTGTCATTTAAGAGGTGAAAGAAATCATTTTGTCCTGCTGTAATAACAGAACTCTAATGTTCAGCGTTTAATCAGatttattgaatattaaagGAAGCTTTAATTTTTGCAACCTGGGTcatatttaatagtttttgcCGTCCAGCCTGCTGGTTATGAAACTGTTATTTAGCAGCTTTACTGGTCTTAGGCCACAGCTTCACATATGGAGTCAACTCAGGCAATGGCCTGAAACTCTGACAGGCTTTTAATCATCTCAGTCACTTAATAGATTTCCTCAGCCAAAGAGGTTAATGGGTTTAGTCCTGTTTGTCTGTAAGTTTGCAGGATATCTCAGAAActagtaaaaacattttaatgaaatgttgaaagtgaaaccatAGGCCAAGGAACCAGTGAACAGGTTTTGACGGTCTCCCTTAACTTAACTaatttgtgattaaaaacaaatgatgaGATGTGCGGATCATAGCGGATCAGTATGTGGCTCCACTTTACATAACATGCCATCTCTTATTATTCACTGGCCTGTAATGCTTGTAGACTAAAAATGAGACTTTTGTTGTACCACTATTCACAAAACTATTTAAATTAAGTATGGGACAACCTTCCTGCAGGTTAAACCAATCTGCTGGAgtaacagcctccactcttctggttTCAGGCTTTGATCCAGATGTTGAACCTGGCTGCGGGGATTAATTCCCATTCAGAAACAAGCACATTAATGATGTTGGATGATAAGGTCTGGCTCAAAGCCGGTGTTCCAGTTCATCCTCAAAGTGTTGGATGGGGTCAAGGTCAGTCACGTTCTTCCACACCAACTGGGAAAACTAGTTCTTGTGCACGGGGACATTGTCGTgggacaaacacaaactgttagAACAGTAATAATATCACTGTGTTCTCTTCACTGCAACTAAGGGGTCTAGTCCAAACCAGGAAAAATAGGTCCAGACTGTACACAAATGTATGTAGGCAGAGGTGTCCACACACAACTTTGGCCATATAGTATGGCTAGGCAATGCAATTAGCAGCTAACTGGACTTGATTAATGGATTTTAAATGTGTGGCAGAGTCCTTGTGACCATATTCTCTCCACTGTAAATGATAGGCATGAGGGCAAAAACTACAAAAGAAGACCCGGGCTGTAAGAAAATCCAAATTTTCATTTAAGAAACTGagcctttattttctttgtgaatCATAAAAATCAATCCGAACATCAATTAAATCAGTAAACATCCATAAAATGATTGAATCACATGCTGGGCAAATTATTGTAAACAATCACCAGAAACATGGAGGAAAAATTAGAAACTAAAATGATTATCAGAAATACAGTAAACTCAGGGGCATCCCACGtaacagaagaagaacagaaataaaagaaaaaacaacatggATTGTCAGTTAAATGAAACTGCTTACATGCAGATGTTGTCTGCCAAGCTGCTTTTCACAAGATGAGAAGCCAGCAGTCGATATGTTTAGGGCAATAAAATGACCCCATAAAAAAGGCACGTTTCACAACTCCAAACAGGAGTcatcagaaaaacatttaaaatattcaatatctaatcattcactcacacacacacacacacacacacacacacacacacacacacacacacacacttgtgtacTACTTTGTCTTCAGATTGAATTATGAAAATCTATCTATTGTTAAAATGGCTGTACTTTGCATTCGGATGGTTCAACTTCAGGTGTAGAGGAGAAAAAGACCTGAAACATCAGAATATGGGAGAACGAAAACGAAACGGCACAAAAGTAGGAacgtaaacaaataaatgacattATGATGATGTTTTATGTGCCTCTGCCGTACAGGGACTGTTACTGATCCGTCCATTTCCACTCCAATTTGACAAATACTGACAGGtgcaaaaagacagaaacagtttAAACAAGATAAACAGTCGTGTGGTGACAATAAAGTTGACAACACCACAAAGCAGAGGCACCTCTATAACCTTCAACAGTGCTCCAGTAAGTCTAAAATTCACGAGTAGAAATCTTGGAGTTGCAGTACCTTAAAAATACTCCAGTCACAGGACATTACCTTTCAATTTAAACTGCATTACAGGAGTTGATGAAAAAGCTGCACAACCTCCCTAACTGCTCCACAAGCCACTGAACTACTGTACACTCTAATACAGACTTTGCATTTTAATTGACGACAACTGTATTGGCATTTAAATACaaagctgtgaaaaaaaaaaaatagtgttgtgttgctgtgtggaTGACTGTGTGTGTCCCTTTTACCACAATTAAGACCCGTTTATGCTGGACAAAAAAACCCCTTACACCTGCTAACATCTGGCATTCGTCTTCTGTGTGACAGGGTACAGTCGGCATTCACTTCCAGGTCAACAGACTCTGCAGTAGTCATGGGTATTTATTGGGTCCGGCTTGAATTTGCATTGATGTCAATATGACACCCGGGTGGACTTTTCAAAGACAAACTCATACTGGCAATGTGAAAGGACCCTATTTTTAACAAGTTTACCTATGTTTAATGCACATATGTGCTAATTAAAGGATAAAAAGCGCACCCTAAAGCTCTGATTCGTGGTAACAGCATAAATCTTGACATTTAAGGGACATACAGTGGGAAAATTTCCAAGGAAAGCTGGGTGACGATTGTGATAAACATTTACCATATCTGACCTGAGGTAAAGATGGAGCATGACCCATTATTATGGATGCTTTCAGAAGAAacatttagataaaaaaaataagctgTTTGTAAAGTGGATTTGTTGCTGAATACGTCATGTCAACAGGTCAAATGAGCTCCGAAATGCTGTGTCACTTAACCATAAAGCAGCTTTGCAGACAAGCataacatttttcacatttcgACAACCAAGATGTTGATGATATAAACAAATAATGGGCAAGGTGGAGGCGAAAACGCTCTGCAGAGTGGCGTTTCTTCCGCTGAGTCAGTTAGACTCTTGATCCGAAACTTGACTGTGCCATTGCGCATATATCCATTCACACTTCAACATATTAGTTCTGTCAGACCACTACGAGTTGACCGGTAAGGCAACATAAAGCAGAAGTATTGTTGTTGCTATGGTTACCTGCTGTTTAATATACATTGAGTTTTGAAGCTGTGTCTGTGCCTGAAATCGTCCGTTCACTTATTCAGCGTTCCCTacatcataaacacattttgcagTTCGCTTTGCAGTGAGCAGTAAAATGAGATTTCGGACTCATTTTTCACCATCGCTATGTTTTGGTATCTACATATTTCCATTCCATAGAGGAATGAATGGAATGAATAATTTCTGACGGCACTAAACAGAGCATAAACTCAGGGTGGTGATATTGGACACAGCATTTGATTAAACTGTTGACTGGAGCTATGTAAATCCAACAACATCCTGAAGTTTGGTGAAGCAACACTAATGGACAACCTTACATTTAAATTAGGTAATTTTATCCAaattgcaaacaaacaaacctttaGTGGTTTACcgggttttatttgtccaggttttgagatCTGTCTCTGAGATTTCTACCCCCACCCAATTACAGTGGAGCggaataaaattttatttctgAAAAGCAACATTTCTTTCTGGAGAAATTTCCCTTGTTACTttggataatccacagacccCAGAATGAACAGTTTTCAGGGGAAACAACTTTCTACAGAAGAAACAGTCCCCATGACACCAGTCTACaatctgtggattatccagagaaACATGGACACGGTTTCCActaagacacaaacaaatgtccCTCATGGTTTTTTGTACTTGAACCAACCCTTAAAGAAGCATTTcactaataataattaattataaaaatcataaaatcaaaataagaGGCAGAAGTCCATCAACATAGGCACAACTCAAGAGAGGAAGCTGCCAAGTGTCAGAGAAATCAGCATTACTAGTACAGTGGCAGTAACGTCACTTCACTTTTGGCCACTGATGCCTTCCCCATATCCGGAGCTGAAACATTGTAGATCACTTTTATCCTGTCAGGTGTTGGGCTGTGTGATGGATACAGTATGAGGCTGACAGAGCTATGAATGGGTGCTGAGCAGTAAGACGGGAGACATGACCGTTGTGTGAACTACAGGAGCGAGTGCCAGGTGATAAACAGAGATGGAGCTCTTCCTGGAGGCCTATCTGTCAGTGGATCTGTCACGGACGGAGCTCCATTCCTCACAAGGGGAAGAGGAGATCGGAGGCAGCCTGGGCTGAGGAATACATACACATCAGCCCTGAAAGACAGATCACGCCTGGTTTcactcctttttcttcttctgttggtTTCTGATCCAATTTGATTATCAGGCTGTGTAGATGCCAAGCAGTTTAGCAACAGAACACCAGTCTGGATGTGACAGGCTCTTTTTCTTGTTGCTACTCTGCTCTCTAAATTGctttcatatatttttattggAACATTCTGCACTGAAGGTCCATTGGATCCCTCACCATCTTGACACCGTATACCTTTTTCATAGACTGGGATTTGAACGAGGCATACTAAAATAAAGAACTACAGGATGGAGAACCCACAGATCTCTTAAGGCTTCAGTCTCCTTCAAACAAAGTGTTTGTTGGACTGTCAACCAGTGTCTGACAACCCTGCCCTGAACCTTTATAATGTCAGAATCCCTGAAACTTTATAATGACAGAAGCAGGAGTCGCATCCAACAAGTTTtgtaacttttgaaaacaaTGCGACAAGCAAGCCAACATTATGGTGTGTATCTGATCATGCTACACTTAGTATGAACTAGAttgtttgaagcatactgaaCCCTTAAGATATCGTTTTAAAAAGTGttcatatgtgtgtttgttcgCAAAATGGCCCTTTTCAATTCCCTTTCATTGTTGTCATGCACTGTTCCAACTTTTttgacagaacaaaaaaaaactcgACTTGGTCCCTTTTAACAAATTTGATAAATTACTCTTAATTACATATATTATGCAACAAAAGTCCCATAAAAAGGCACACTGTCCAACCAGCAGCAAGTAAGGCCTCGTGTACAGGAATACAGAGACTGGCCAGAcagatatacatttttttttttttttaaagacagttCTTGGAAGAGTGACTTCTCATAACTTGTTGTCAGTCAGGATAATGTTGACTGTAACAAATATGAGGCAGGAGGCGGcccacaataaaacaaaccacaCCCAAAAGGCATGGCGGAAGGGAGACCGGTGCTTGTTGACGGCATCCCTGCCCATCACGGGCTCCAGATGACGTCTAGCGTAATACACAAGGCAGGCTGGGATAATGTACTGGATTCCTGTGCCAGCATAGGATCCTGTAATGCCCACCAGGGACTCCAAATTGTGGGTGCAGAAGGCCACCACGATCGGGGGCACCAGGGTAATGAGGGGAAACACGACACGGTCCACCACCCACGGGTAGGTGCCGCCATCCCGGTGGAATAGGGTCTTCCAGTTGTTGCGAAGTGTGACGGCAATGATTGGGAAGTTGGTGCTGATGGTGAAAACTGGGAACAGGCCCAGGAAGTAACGCAGGAATGGAATATCCAACACGTTGCAGTTGTCCGTGAAGTTCAGGGTGTACATGTCGTGCAGCAGTGAGCTGTCAAAGCAGAAGATGGCGGTGAATGAGAGGAGGACGTAGAAGCCCAGGATCAGGGTGTAGTCCGCAAACACCAGGGTGCCGACACGTTTCTTGTCAGAGATGGGCGTCACAAGGGAGGGCAGGGAGTGTTGACACATGAAGGAGTAGACGCACACCCCGAACAGGTTGGGCACCCCAGAGAAGGAGGCGACTGGCGGGTGGCCCTCGCCGGTGCCTTTACCAATGCGGATGAGAGCCAAGATGATCATCATGGTGAATGCTGTAAGAAGACAACAGGGGAGATGGAATTAATTACAAACTTTGACGGCAAATTGCTCAAAAAGATGAGAATTGGACATAAACCCACAGTGCCTCCAAGTTTGAATGAGGTGGCGGTGGTATAACATAAAGCCTCATACTAAGTCCTCTGTGTCCTTTGACGGTCAAGCCATTTACTGGCTGTTCGCATAGGCAGCCGCTTGAGACTTAATTTGTAAAACTGTTTAAAGTGAGACTGTGTAACTTTTGCTGAACCAGGGTTATTTCAGGATAattgcatttcatttcataAAACGTTCTTGAGTCGGTTGCTTTAAAGACGTCACCTGACCTGAGTAAAATGTTCTGGGACATTAGCCACAATAAGCCACTGAACACAACAATGCTTattaattcaacttttcatttgttaaagGAATATTGGGAATATTGTGTCCCCATCAATAaaagggacagaaagagagtgCTATAGCTACTGAACTCATCAAAACATATTGATTAAATCAAGTGCAGACTTTTCCAGCAAGTCAGTGTTGCTAATTTAATTTTCACGTAAAATAAAACTGATGGGGCAGCCACTTCAGTATTTTTGGACATCTATTTCCCAGCTTGCAACCATCATCTgtattcttcttttctttttagttgGACAAACCCCAAGCAGAAGGCAGCTACATATTAGGTTCATAGGGCAAGTTCTGTACTCTGTGTCCATATTGGAGTCACGAGGTGATAAACAAAAAGATGCCCTTGTTCTGGCCTGGGGATTGTGTAGACAACAGATGCAGTAGCAGGCCACGTCTTTTGGCTG is from Micropterus dolomieu isolate WLL.071019.BEF.003 ecotype Adirondacks linkage group LG02, ASM2129224v1, whole genome shotgun sequence and encodes:
- the tmem104 gene encoding transmembrane protein 104, which codes for MAGGITETGEPYSAFVGLVYMFNLIVGTGALTMPKAFATAGWVVSLSLIAFLGFMSYMTTTFVIEAMAAANAQLRWKRREQEEIDDSDSTSEYSDDDVVGRGRSEPETKPILSVQRSGGHVDHFDIVERVEMGQMASMFFNKVGVNMFYICIIVYLYGDLAIYAAAVPISLMEVACGNHSCSAGSVKYNETDPCWGSVTRKDAYRVFLSVFTVLLGPFTFFNAQKTKYLQILTSVMRWIAFTMMIILALIRIGKGTGEGHPPVASFSGVPNLFGVCVYSFMCQHSLPSLVTPISDKKRVGTLVFADYTLILGFYVLLSFTAIFCFDSSLLHDMYTLNFTDNCNVLDIPFLRYFLGLFPVFTISTNFPIIAVTLRNNWKTLFHRDGGTYPWVVDRVVFPLITLVPPIVVAFCTHNLESLVGITGSYAGTGIQYIIPACLVYYARRHLEPVMGRDAVNKHRSPFRHAFWVWFVLLWAASCLIFVTVNIILTDNKL